A section of the Acidobacterium capsulatum ATCC 51196 genome encodes:
- a CDS encoding HXXEE domain-containing protein: protein MHLAYRETAILFGIGVTLHNLEEALNGPRWMREHRMPLFEPNGAIYWALTSLVSAVIWVAVLGVWLEPWNSEFQNVLTGFALAMALNAVFPHLAMSLARRSYVPGTASGVLLNLPLGIALMGDRMASTPSDFLAWRSAIGVALLLGAGSMGALYGAHAFLAWRRSRPADGG from the coding sequence ATGCATCTCGCCTACCGTGAAACTGCAATTCTCTTTGGAATTGGGGTGACGCTCCATAATCTTGAAGAGGCACTGAACGGTCCGCGATGGATGCGCGAGCACCGGATGCCGCTTTTTGAGCCCAACGGGGCGATTTATTGGGCATTGACTTCGCTCGTCAGTGCGGTGATCTGGGTTGCGGTGCTGGGTGTGTGGCTTGAGCCATGGAACAGCGAATTTCAAAATGTGCTGACGGGATTTGCTCTGGCCATGGCGCTGAATGCGGTATTTCCGCACCTGGCAATGAGTCTAGCCCGGCGCTCCTATGTGCCGGGCACGGCGAGCGGAGTGCTGCTCAATCTTCCGCTAGGTATCGCACTGATGGGTGACCGGATGGCTTCGACGCCCTCCGATTTCCTTGCCTGGCGGAGCGCTATTGGGGTTGCCCTGCTCCTGGGTGCCGGCAGCATGGGAGCGTTGTATGGGGCACATGCATTTCTGGCATGGCGCAGAAGTCGCCCCGCTGACGGCGGCTAA